The sequence CGGCGCCGTGCCCATCATCAGGTGCGCCCGCGGCGGGCCGGCCGAGATGGTCGCCGCCGCGCTGGACGCCCGCCTTCGAGATCACCTCCTGGCCAAGCCAAACCTGTTCACGGAGGCTGCATCCAGTGCCGCCTCGTCGTTCCAGCGCCCGGTCCTCTGCCTGTTTGACAGGAATTTCGAGCTGTCCGTGGGGATACAGCACGATTGGAGCTACCGCCCCTTGGTCCACGACGTGctgagcttcaagctgaacaagctGAAGTTGCCAACAGAGAAGTATGATCTGGATGACTCGGACCCGTTTTGGGTGGCGAACAGCTGGTCGCCATTCCCCAAAGTGGCCGAGGAGATAGAAGCGCAGCTCGCCAAGTACAAGCAGGATGTGGACGAGGTGAACCAGCGCACGGGTGGTGGTCGGGATGGGGTTGAGTTTGATGGAACAGATCTTATTGGCAACACCAAGCACCTCATGAATGCGGTGAACTCACTCCCGGAGCTGACCGAACGGAAGAAGATGATCGATAAACACACGAATATTGCAACTGCGTTGCTCGGGCACATCAAGGAGAGGTCTCTGGATGGATACTATGAGTGCGAGAATGATATGCTCGTGAATGGTACTGTGGATCGGAACATGCTGCTGAGTCTCCTTAGAGGGAAGGGCACCAAGGAGGACAAGCTCCGGCTGGCCGTCACGTACCTGCTATCCTTTGAGGCACCACCGGCATCTGAACTTGAGCAGGTTGAGGCTGCGCTGCGGGAGTCAGAAGTAGACATGTCTGCATTCCAGTATGTGAAGAGGATAAAGTCGTTGAACACGCAATTTGCTGCCGCGTCAAGCACAGCAAGCAGGAGCAACATTGTTGATTGGGCTGAGAAGCTTTACGGACAGTCCATTAGTGCCGTGACAGCAGGCGTGAAGAATCTCTTATCAGATGGGAGGCAGCTGGCTCTTACCAGGACTGTCGAAGCCCTCATGGAAGGGAAACCAAACCCAGAGGTGGACAACTACCTCTTGTTTGATCCACGGGCCCCTAGATCAGGAACTGGTGGGCAGTTTAGAGGACCCTTCAGAGAAGCAATTGTTTTCATGATTGGTGGTGGAAATTACATCGAGTATAGGAGCTTAGTTGAGCTAGGGCAGCGCTCACAGCCTTCAAAGCATGTCATATATGGAGCAACGGAGATTCTCAATGGGGTGGAGTTTATTCAGCAGCTCGCAGAATTGGGACAGAAAGCGGGATTAGGTGGTGGCAGCAGCAACCTACCACCACAGTAAATATGCTCTTACCAGATGTTTTGATGCTAAGGTGGGATTGAAGCTTCACAGGTTGCAGTAAATAGTCTCTTGCCGACACTTTATGCTAAGGAGTGATCCAGGCTGCATAGACTAATGTGTAATGGTATCAAATTTCTCTGTTGTCGGGTTTATGGTGCTGCTTTGAATGAGTTATCAATACAAAGATTTCTTGCCAGAGTTCCAACTGTTCCAGAAGTCCATGTATGCtcgtttctttttgtttcttttttttcttttggccccTTTTGAGAAATGTTAGTGGAATCTTGTTTGAACACCCCTACAATCAGTTCATGGAATCTTAGAACACCTGTTCTCATATTTTTGATAAATTGAGTTTGTTAGCGTTTCTTATGAATATCAGTCAAATTGTTACGTATAGCCATGCTGGAGTACATATCCTTCTGGTCTTATGCAGCTTACACGAATTCCTTCTTGGAACAATATGCATGGTTCACCATTCTGGGGATTTCTGTGTGCCTGTGGCAATAGTAACATATGAATACAAGTTGCTAACGGAGCAGAAGCGCATATTACTTAAAAGAATGTTGCAATGAATTAGTTGCCCCAGAATAGTAAGGCATTAACAATTGTATGTTTCAGGTGAGTTGTGGTGATGTGTGCAGTGCAAATGTACAATATATCTTCTTCTGTGGAGTTAAGGGATTAGCATGTAATGACACATTTTGTGAGGATGTCATCCCTCAGCATGCTATTTTGCTGCATATTTTTAGCTTCTTTGTTTTCAGAACCCTATTACGCTGATTTTACAGATATTCCAGGAGAAAGTGCTAGAAAGATCATCTTATTTTGTGCACAACCTCTGGAATCCAACTCATGGTATGTAAATGAGGGACCACGAGAAATCCTCACTACGGGGATATCTAACTGAAGGACTACATAATATAGGGTCTGTTTCAGTTGTAATTGTGACTGCAAATTGTATGGAAACACATGAATTAGTTCTGTTCTCCGAATGATAATATTACTGAAAGAGCATGTTCCTTCCTGGCTGTTGGCTGATACACCATGCAGACTTCTTTGGTTTTGATCGGCGGATGGTTCTCATGTGGTTGCTGATACACCATATGCTGAAGTGGCGGAAGTCATGAAAATGTGCACGCTACTGTTACTACCGGTCTCTggtgtcattccctttgtcatgcCTGAGGGTCAGGTCATGCAGGTTCGTTTCTTCTCTCCCCCTCTTGCTGTCAAGTTCACAGTGCTATATGTACATTCTGATTAAAGTACTTTGTGCTTGTAATATGCATACATCTTGTAAATACAAGCTGAAATGGCTGTCTTTGTGCAGGCGAGTGGCCTGATAGCAAGGTTGGATCTTGATGACCCACCTTCTGTAGGAGGGCTGAACCATTTCATGGCACCTTTCCAAAACTTGGACCTCCTACTGCTATTTCTGGCAAAGTTCACCAAAGTTTTGCTGCAAGTGTGAATTCTGCGCACATTATCCTTGCAGGATATGAACATAATATCAATCATGTAAGGCATATCAAACTTTCAGGATGCAGTTGTTCTTCCACTTTTATTTCCCTTGTCTATCTCGTTGCCACTGTCCTCGTCTACAGAGAGGAACTAACCTCTTAATTTGTGACAAAATACACCATCTTTCTTCAATCGATAGGTTCCTGACTGTACCTTTCTTTCAGGTTGTACCAGATTTGCTAAACTGCCTAGACAACCCTGAGCTCCCTCTTCTACAGTGGCAAGAACTCATGTCCGTTTGGGCAAACCAGACTCCTGAAAGATCTTACGAATGAGGTGATTAAGTATCCTAGTTTCCTTTTACATGTCATTACTCGTTTTTCCCTTTGGTTGCATATCAAATCGGTAACTAATTTGCCTGTACTCAGTTGGATAGTAAGTACAAGGAGTATGAGTTGAATGCTGGCTTCCAGAAGAGCAAGGATTTCCCTgccaagttgccaaggggagtcATTGAGGTCAGTTTGAGACTGTTACTTGGCATCCCTTTCTTTTTATTTGCCATATGTTGTTTCCTTAGAATTGCAGGCAAATCTTGCATAAAGCGAAAATAAACAGGGGGTGATGCTGGTTGCGTACTTGTCTCCATCTCGACGGTGCATCTCTTATGCCTTGTTGTCTATGACACTGATCTTTACCATTGCTATTTTTGATTCATATCTTGTATTCAGTTCTTGTTTTGATTTGGTGCTGCTCCCGCTCCAGTATATTGTTGACATTCAAGAGAACTTGAACTGTTTTTGTCTAGCAAACAATTTTTGAATGAGGTGCGTAAGCCGCTACCGACTTCGACCGTAGTTGTATTGTTAACTTAGATTTAGTAAACGTCAAAGTAGCATGCAGCAAGAAATAAATGGAGTAATTGTAGTTGTTTTACAAACACACCAGTACTGGGTAGTTCTTAAACTTGAGATTTCTGAGGCACACTTCTATTGCTGTGTGTCCATCAATTCTTCATTCAAACGATCATAATCGCGAACACAAACAATACATAACATTTTCGCATGACGAGGAGATTGATCACACATTTGCAGCGACCTAATTAAATATATGGAAACGAACAATAGCTATGCAGAGGCAGGTGGCACCATGACATCCAATTCTTTTGCTTCTTTCATGAGGGACACGATACTACACCTGACAAGCTTCGATGTGGTTCCAAAACTGTTGGAGGCAGTGCTGAAAACCACAGTGTAGTTGAGTTTTGGAATGTTCGGAGCACTAGAGAGTCCATCTATCAAACTCTTAAGATCCATCTGTTTGATGAACCTGCCGCCACTGTGTTCCATCATTGAGATAACCATCTTTGTGACAGACTTTAACTATGACAAATTTTTGACTGTTTGTGGTCACATGTTTCAGTACCATCTCCTTGATCTTGTTTAAGAAGCTAGATAACCGCAGGTCGCGCCTGGACCTAATTTGTTGACTATCCCACAAAGGGACAAGGATGACAACATTGCGTTTTCCTCCTCGTCCTGCTCATTACTTCCCGgataagaggaggaagaagagctaaCTCCTTTGCCCTGGCTACTATCAAACTGGTTTTCTATGTTAGTTTCTGGTTTGACAATTTCGTCTTTCCTGTATGTGTTTCATCTCCACAACAAAGAATTGCTCTGATCCTCTGCAACAGCAATGAATTAAACATCCATAATTAGTCTAACGAGAAAGAAATCAAAATTCAAGCCAGGGATATTCATGTATTGACAAAAGGGATTACCCCTGAGATTCATTGCACAATAATTCATTTCTTGGAGATGCTCGAGTATGAGTTTCTGCTTCTGTGCACATCTTGTTTTTATCATGTACTTCTATGAAAAACATCACCATTTCCTACTTGTATGACGACCAACGTTTACGAGTCGAAGAGTCGACGAGTCGTTCCAAGGTTAAGACTCATAGACTAGTCTAGACTAGTGCGAGACTAGTCGACATGGTACTGTAGCACTGAACTTACAGTACATAACTAATAATACCTAGTAGTAGTATGTAGTATTACACTATATAAGTATACAAGTACAGTATACAATACAATCACCGGTGTTGTAGACATTGTAGCTCAGACCTCAGGACCTGGAAATTGAAACACACTCAGTCTAGCAGCACCAGCAACCAGCAGCAAGCAGGGCAGCACCAGCAACCAGCAGCAAGCAGGGCAGCACCAACAGCAAGCAGAGCAGCACGAGCAGTCCTCCAGCAACGAGGCAGAGCAACACCAGCAGCAAGCCAagaagaaagaggaggagaggaaagaAAGGATTAGGTCTCGTCTCACGTGGGATGAGCCATCGTATTTATACTCCCCCAGTTTTTTGAGTCGTTCGACTCGAACATGTCGACTAGTCCAgactagtcgtcgactagtcgATGACTGGCTCGACTCATATTTGTAGTCTACACGAGAAACCGAGTCAACAGCCACTTTGCGACTCATAGACTAGTCGAGCGACTAGTCTAGACTAGTCGTTCGACTCGTAATCGTTGATGACAACTATGGCATCGTCTGTTTCAAAAAAACATACTATGGCATCGTCCGTTtaaaaaaacaaacaaactatgGCATCACTAATTCCGCCCTGACATAGCATCCACAATGCTCCTCCGGCATATGCTCTGATAGAGAGACTTTCTAATAGAGACTTTCTATCACGAGTGAGTACACCGGCAAGTCATGTATGTTAGTCATAAATTACAATTTTTGGCGTCATATTGTTGTGTTGTCATGGACGATATAAGTGTTGCTTGAGCGTACCTATTTAGTTCATGTTTCATATTTTTGTTAGCAAATGACATCTTGTTAACTGCAATTTAGAAGTTTTTATGTTTTTCTACACCCTTCTGTTATATACTTCATATTTGTATTTTTTTATGTAAGAACCAAGAACAACTTTACATTTGCTTTGTATTACTTTAGTTATCTTTGTAGCACATATCATGCATTTCTTTTTACAATGTTCCTGCAACTAGTTGGGTATGTTCTAGTGATTATTAAATGTCTAGTTAGATTAGGTAACGGCTCGAATACTCGGTTAATTTGTTGGCATGGACAGTAAGCAACTCGTGGGCCACAAAATTAGGAATTATTGGGAATACTCTCATGTACAAAGAGGTAAAAGGAGGTTTAGTTGGGAGTACACATGATCTTAAACAAACCGAAGTTTGGTTTCAACCGGAACCATGTCCCAAGGCATATTTTCCGTGTGGTGGTGTGGATGCGCATCTACTACGAGTTGGGGGTGTTACTCAAAAGAGAAAATGGACGACCAACAGATATAAAACATAATATGATGGAGAGGGAGGGATTACTTGGTAGGTACCTGTAGGGACAACATGGCCATCTTTTTTGGAAGGGAATGCCATTTGGTGTACTTTATTTAACTTGAGTATTGCTATGGGGATCACCACCCACATTACAATATATTTTGAATCATAGACAACCACTTGATCATTAATTCATGCACCCTCCGATTGCAGCTGAGAAACCAAAAGAATTAAAGTTAACACCCTCGATGTGAAGAGATTGACGGCAGATGCAAAATCCTAACTAGGATGAATACCTGTCTACATCAGAATCCAGATTTAGGCTGTGCTTGGCATTGAGGTGAATTGTGATAATCCAGATTATCCAATGAACTTTTGTTCGAATTTAGTGTTTGTTTGACTCATTTAAGCCTATTTATGTAGTTTTTTCACAACAGACTATAAAATAAGCACAACACAACACAAGACAGTTCTGGAACTACAAACTGAACATTTGTCGTAAAAATCTAGCAAGCATATACCTTGTCACAATCAATCTCTACTGGCATGATCATACTTCTATTTATTAGCTCATTGACATAACTCTCGCCAACCTCAAATAAACTCTTCCCTTGTTCTTCATGATGGATAAGACCTTCAGCTATCCACCTCCAAATCAATCTCTCTATCTCAATCTCGCAGTCTTCTGGAAATATACTTAAATATAAGAAACAACTCTTTAGATGGGGAGGCATATCATAATAGCTAAATGATAATATCTTCTTCATGTCCTCCACAACATCACCTCCAATAAGTCCATGCCCAATAGACTCGAGCAAATTGCACCATTGATCCTTTGACTTCATCTGTTGATTACTAGCCAGTAGACTAGCGATAGCAATAACGGCTAATGGTACCCCGCCACATTTCCTCAAGATATCTATGGACACTTCTTCCAAC comes from Triticum aestivum cultivar Chinese Spring chromosome 5B, IWGSC CS RefSeq v2.1, whole genome shotgun sequence and encodes:
- the LOC123110309 gene encoding disease resistance protein RGA5 isoform X3; protein product: MKKIFKDMLYGLDEHKFEEIHSTSRDEKLLIDKLREFLEHKRYLIVVDDIWDEKIWDIIKCALSSNNLGSRIITTTRSINVSEACCSSGVDIIHRMKPLSDRNSQRLFYRRIFQNEHGCPVELEEVSIDILRKCGGVPLAVIAIASLLASNQQMKSKDQWCNLLESIGHGLIGGDVVEDMKKILSFSYYDMPPHLKSCFLYLSIFPEDCEIEIERLIWRWIAEGLIHHEEQGKSLFEVGESYVNELINRSMIMPVEIDCDKLQSEGA
- the LOC123110308 gene encoding SEC1 family transport protein SLY1, with protein sequence MALSLRKKQLDLITRMLHLNQQQPSPDGGGGEGDEEAYKILVMDGPCISLLSPVLRVGDLRKHGVTLHLNIDKARQQVADAPAVYLVRPTPANADRIAADAAAGLYASFHVNFSTSLPRPVLDRLAAATAASRSAHRVARVADQYLDFVCLEDGLFSLAQPRAYVALNDPAAADSDITSLVEAVALGLFCVVATLGAVPIIRCARGGPAEMVAAALDARLRDHLLAKPNLFTEAASSAASSFQRPVLCLFDRNFELSVGIQHDWSYRPLVHDVLSFKLNKLKLPTEKYDLDDSDPFWVANSWSPFPKVAEEIEAQLAKYKQDVDEVNQRTGGGRDGVEFDGTDLIGNTKHLMNAVNSLPELTERKKMIDKHTNIATALLGHIKERSLDGYYECENDMLVNGTVDRNMLLSLLRGKGTKEDKLRLAVTYLLSFEAPPASELEQVEAALRESEVDMSAFQYVKRIKSLNTQFAAASSTASRSNIVDWAEKLYGQSISAVTAGVKNLLSDGRQLALTRTVEALMEGKPNPEVDNYLLFDPRAPRSGTGGQFRGPFREAIVFMIGGGNYIEYRSLVELGQRSQPSKHVIYGATEILNGVEFIQQLAELGQKAGLGGGSSNLPPQ